The segment GCTGTGAACTACGTCGCCCAGCAGACGCTTCGGCGCATCACTCGGTTGTGTCGTCCCGTCCGGGGCCGGGCTATATAAAGGAAACCCTGACGCCGTGCGCGTGCCGAATGCTCACATCGGGGGCTTCTTTTTGAACATGCCGCCCAGTCCTTGCTTGAGCGCATCCTTCGCGCTGGGCTTCTCTTCCTTCTTCTTCTCGTCCTTCTTGCCGTCCTTCTCCTCGTCGGCTTTGGCGGCACTATCAGCCTGCGCCTTGACGCCGTTCACCACCTGCTGGAGATCGGTGACCTTGTAGTCGGCCGGGACTTCATAAATGCTCATGTCGATGGCACCATTCGACAGCTCGGTCACTTCCATCGTGAGCGTATCGATCGTCGCCTTGCCCTTCTTGTCCACGGCGGTGCTGTAGGTGACCGTCTTGAGCGCCATGCCCGTCTTGCCGTACTCGTTCTGGTACTTGGCCATCTGCGCTGCGAGTTCGGGATTGGTGCTCTTCACGCCACTGGCAAAGCTCTTCGACCACTTCTCGAGCGACCCGGGATCCATCTTGATGCCGCTCGCGATCCACTGATCGCTGGTGTCGGTGGTGGTGACCTTGTTGTTCATCATGAGCACCTTGGTCTCCACCGTGCTGGTGTAGAAGGTGCGCACCTTGCGGGTCTTGTAGCCGAGGATCACTTCGCCCGCGCCCAGATCCTGGAAGCGGAACGACTGATCGGAGTACGAGATCTTGAGCATCGGGTTGTTGGCCATCGCGCCCAAGCCGCTGCCCATGAGCTCGGCGCTCATGATCATGGCCTGCTTCTCGTTCGGGTCCACCATGATGAACTGCGCCGGATCGCCCTTCACGATGACGTACCCGCCCTTCTTGCCCATGGGCGTCGTCCCTTCGAGGTAGTCCATGCGGACATTCCCCTCCGCAATGCGGACGGTGGCAAAGAAGCTCTTGGCTTCTCGCTGCTTCTTGTCCGACGCCGTGGAAGAGACGCGATACTTGAAGGTGAGGCCCGTCGCGCGCGGGGCGGCGACGGGGGAAGGCGTGACGGGCTTGGCCGGGCGCGGCGCCGGCTTGGCCGCGCTGAGGAGCGCCACGCCGGCGAGGGTGCCGGCGGCTATGCGAGCGAGCTGAACCATGCGGAATCGACTCGGGGTGAGAGGATGCCGCAAAGGTATGGGTTGATGAAGAAGAGGCAACCTCGGCGGGAAAGGCGGTTGAGGGTGCACCGCGCTCCTGAAGCCTCCTGTTGTTGTGGGGAACTGAGGCCCCTATCGCCGAACCGGCGGCTCGAAGT is part of the Gemmatimonadaceae bacterium genome and harbors:
- a CDS encoding DUF4412 domain-containing protein, encoding MVQLARIAAGTLAGVALLSAAKPAPRPAKPVTPSPVAAPRATGLTFKYRVSSTASDKKQREAKSFFATVRIAEGNVRMDYLEGTTPMGKKGGYVIVKGDPAQFIMVDPNEKQAMIMSAELMGSGLGAMANNPMLKISYSDQSFRFQDLGAGEVILGYKTRKVRTFYTSTVETKVLMMNNKVTTTDTSDQWIASGIKMDPGSLEKWSKSFASGVKSTNPELAAQMAKYQNEYGKTGMALKTVTYSTAVDKKGKATIDTLTMEVTELSNGAIDMSIYEVPADYKVTDLQQVVNGVKAQADSAAKADEEKDGKKDEKKKEEKPSAKDALKQGLGGMFKKKPPM